Proteins from a genomic interval of Scomber japonicus isolate fScoJap1 chromosome 10, fScoJap1.pri, whole genome shotgun sequence:
- the LOC128366925 gene encoding uncharacterized protein LOC128366925, whose protein sequence is MAAGPLFNIHSPDGAVSQLRLPHCETRDAPLPDGLLSVVHITDDGMNILEPLEITDTHVVVNVPHFSLLGLVWDVVMRFLNMTIRGQVLLFLRPPDGDDDQILDVFLLQGNIPLSEVAAQRGAAENIDISSDCDLSIGQSYSVHCEPEASIIQPERVQFRTKLGPNFFPTFEVFLTTNPERKTFMVQDQEGTQVQEVKICRGISKQETSPQWGKAAQQRNLSAGGTNPAEESPSRGHQPSTGISQQGNHPAEDVIPAEERLRSIRTQFVTRVPEPNLDKLLNKLLEFGVINDDEMQLASTKTGANKAREVIDMVRKRELKPAHALSLPSVRKLPLNLELTLKSPIDSVTLK, encoded by the exons ATGGCTGCAGGGCCGCTGTTCAACATCCACAGTCCTGACGGTGCTGTCAGTCAGCTCCGCCTGCCACACTGTGAAACCAGGGATG CTCCTCTCCCTGATGGTTTGCTGTCTGTCGtccacatcactgatgatggaATGAACATCCTGGAGCCGCTGGAGATTACAGACACTCATGTGGTTGTGAACGTCCctcacttctctctcctggGCCTCGTCTGGGACGTTGTCATGAGGTTCCTGAACATGACAATTAGGGGCCAAGTTCTGCTGTTCCTCCGACCTccggatggtgatgatgatcaAATACTTGATGTATTTCTGCTGCAGGGCAACATTCCTCTGAGCGAG GTTGCTGCCCAACGAGGAGCAGCTGAGAACATTGATATCTCTTCTGACTGTGATCTCAGCATTGGTCAAAGCTACAGTGTTCACTGTGAACCTGAAGCCTCCATAATCCAGCCTGAG CGTGTACAGTTTCGCACAAAGCTTGGACCAAACTTCTTCCCAACATTTGAGGTTTTCCTCACTACAAACCCAGAGAGAAAGACTTTTATGGTCCAAGACCAAGAGGGGACACAA GTTCAAGAAGTGAAAATCTGCAGAGGAATCTCCAAGCAAGAGACGTCGCCACAGTGGGGGAAAGCAGCACAGCAGAGGAATCTCTCAGCAGGGGGCACCAACCCAGCAGAGGAATCTCCCAGCAGGGGGCACCAACCCAGCACAGGAATCTCTCAGCAGGGGAATCACCCAGCTGAGGACGTCATTCCAGCAGAGGAGAGGCTGCGCTCCATACGGACACAGTTTGTTACCAGAGTGCCTGAACCTAATCTAGACAAGCTTCTGAATAAACTTCTTGAGTTTGGTgttataaatgatgatgaaatgcagTTAGCCAGCACAAAAACAGGAGCAAACAAAGCTCGAGAAGTGATCGACATGGTGCGAAAAAGGGAACTGAAGCCAGCTCACGCTTTATCATTGCCTTCCGTGAG GAAGCTGCCGTTGAACCTGGAGCTCACTCTGAAGTCTCCCATTGACTCAGTAACG ctGAAGTGA